One archaeon BMS3Bbin15 genomic region harbors:
- a CDS encoding ferredoxin-2, protein MYEIKVIPERCTGCGKCIDVCPKAPCVWGIKKEKAFVKNSEFCILCEQCITVCPSKAIKIKF, encoded by the coding sequence ATGTATGAAATAAAGGTTATTCCGGAAAGATGCACAGGCTGTGGAAAGTGTATTGATGTTTGCCCAAAAGCACCATGTGTATGGGGTATAAAAAAAGAAAAAGCTTTTGTAAAAAATTCTGAATTCTGTATACTCTGCGAGCAGTGCATTACTGTCTGTCCGTCAAAAGCAATAAAAATAAAATTTTAA